The Catellatospora citrea DNA segment CTACGACCTGCACGCGGTGGTGGTCGCCGCGGACCTGTCCCTGCTGGCCGGCCTGGTCTGGGCGGTCGGTGCGCCCGGCTCGACACACCTCGGCCTCGCCTTCGGGGCCGGGGTCCTGGCGGCGGTGCCCGCGGGACTGGCCGTCTCGGCGGCGCCCGCCTCGGGCCGGGCGCTGATCGGCCTGCTGCTGGTCGGCCGCGCTGTCGCGACGCTGCTCGCCGCGCAGTGGCTGACGAGCTGGGTGCTGCTGCTGGTGCTGGTCGCGCTGATCCTGCCGCAGTGGGCGGTGCACCTGGTGCTGCTGCGCCGCCTGCTGCCGCCCGGCGCGCACGTGTTCGGCGCGCTGTGGCGGGCGATGCAGTACGCCCTCATCGCCGGGCTGGTGGCGGGGGTGACCGGCCTGGTCATCGGCGGGTTGGTGGCGGCCTGGCCGCTGTGGGTGGCCGTGTGCTGCCTGTCCGTCGGCGCGCTGCTGGCCCTGCGGCTGCCCGCGCCCGGCGGCCCGGCGCCCGGCCCGGCGAAGCCGCTGCCGCCGGTGCCGCCCGCCAAGCGGCTGCCGCAGCAGGAGCAGCGCACCATCCCCGAGGGCTTCCACGTGTACCGTCCGTCGTCGCTGGACCCGTCCGGCGACGAGGGGAGGACGAAGTGACGCTGCTGATCGTGACGGCGGTCGCCGCCGAGGCCGAGGCGCTGTCCCGGGGGCTGCCGCCGGGCGCGGACGTGACCGTGGCCCCGGTCGGGGTCGGCCCGGCCGCAGCCGCCGCGGGCACGGCGCGGCTGCTGGCGCTGGCCGGCGACCGCTACCGGGCGGTGGTGTCGGCGGGCATCGGCGGCGGCATCGGCCTGCTGCCGGGCGCGACCGCGCTGGCCACCCGCTGTGTCGCCGCGGATCTGGGCGCGGACTCGCCGCAGGGCTTCCTGAGCCTGGACGAGCTGGGCTTCGGCAGCGCCACCGCCGAGGTGGACGCCGCGCTGCTGGCCGCCCTGCGGGCGGCGCTGCCGGACGCGGTCGCGGGTGAGGTGCTGACCGTCTCCACCGTCACCGGCACCGCCGAGGGCACCGCCGAGCTGCTGCGCCGCCATCCGGCCGCGGTCGCCGAAGCGATGGAGGGCCACGGCGTCGCCTGCGCCGCCCAGGGCGCGGGCCTGCCTTTCGCCGAGCTGCGCACCATCTCCAACGTCGTCGGCCCCCGCGACCGCGCCGCCTGGCGCATCGGCGACGCCTTCGCCGCCCTCACCGCCGCCGGCACGGCCTTGGCCGCGCTGACCCTCTAGTCGATGTCTTCGACGACGCCGTCGTCGTAGATGGTGGGCGGGGCCGGGATGACGGTCTCGTCGATCAGGACCTCGGAGTGGCCGCCGCAGCCGTGGTCCAGGGAGACGATCCGGCCGTCGTCGGGGGCGTACACGTTGGCGCAGGCGCCGAACATGCGGCCCAGCGAGCCGCCGAGTTTCACGTAGAACGCGCAGGACACGCAGCGCGCCGTGCGGGGCGCGGCCAGCGAGATCGGGGCGTCGGGGCCGTTCTCGCCGTCGTACCAGCGCTGGGCGGCCTCCTCGCGGCCCAGCGGCGACAGCACGCGCGGGCGGCCCAGGCCGAGTTCCCAGGCGACCTCGTCGACCTCGGGGTCGCCGCCGAGCAGGTAGCCGGGGGTGAGCCGGTCGTCGTCCTCGGGCGTGGGCAGCAGGTCGCCGACGCCCAGGTCACCGGGGTGCAGCCGCTCGTGCCAGGGCACCCAGCCGGGGGCGAGCAGCGCGTCGCCGCCGGGCAGCAGCACGGTCTCGCAGACGGTGACGTGCTTGCTGCGCGGGGCGCGGGTCACCGTGACGGCCCACTGCCAGCCGCGGTAGCCCGGCAGGTCGCAGGCGAAGTAGTGGGTGACCACGCGATCGCCTTCGGCGACCACGTTCAGATGCTCGCCGATGTGCCCGGGTTCCTCGGTGATCGCGGCACGCGCGACGTCCACGGCCTCGGCGCAGGCTTGATCGACTTTCGGGGCGCGGGTGGCGGTCCTGGTCACGTTCCCCATTCTTCCTCATCGCTGATTTGGAGTTTCGGTGACCCGGCAGCCCTGGCGGAGCGCTTGCCCGGTGGGTCGCCGCGGGACGATCTTCGTGGCTCGGTACACAATCGGTCTTCGATCTGGAACGATGCGCCCCATGAGCACAGCTGATCCTGGTGCGGTCGGAGGAGTCGACCGCTACTTCGAGATCTCCGCCCGCGGGTCGACGATGTCCCGCGAAGTGCGTGGTGGCCTGGCCACTTTCTTCACGATGGCCTACATCGTGGTGCTGAACCCGCTCATCCTCGGCGGCGGCAAGGACATGGACGGCGCGACGCTGCCGCTGGCGGCGGTCGCGGCGGCGACCGCGCTGATGGCGGGCCTGCTGACGATCCTGATGGGTGTCGTCGGCCGGTTCCCCCTCGCGCTGGCGGCGGGACTCGGCGTCAACGCCCTCGTGGCGTACGAGATCGCAC contains these protein-coding regions:
- a CDS encoding futalosine hydrolase, which translates into the protein MTLLIVTAVAAEAEALSRGLPPGADVTVAPVGVGPAAAAAGTARLLALAGDRYRAVVSAGIGGGIGLLPGATALATRCVAADLGADSPQGFLSLDELGFGSATAEVDAALLAALRAALPDAVAGEVLTVSTVTGTAEGTAELLRRHPAAVAEAMEGHGVACAAQGAGLPFAELRTISNVVGPRDRAAWRIGDAFAALTAAGTALAALTL
- a CDS encoding DUF3027 domain-containing protein; its protein translation is MGNVTRTATRAPKVDQACAEAVDVARAAITEEPGHIGEHLNVVAEGDRVVTHYFACDLPGYRGWQWAVTVTRAPRSKHVTVCETVLLPGGDALLAPGWVPWHERLHPGDLGVGDLLPTPEDDDRLTPGYLLGGDPEVDEVAWELGLGRPRVLSPLGREEAAQRWYDGENGPDAPISLAAPRTARCVSCAFYVKLGGSLGRMFGACANVYAPDDGRIVSLDHGCGGHSEVLIDETVIPAPPTIYDDGVVEDID